A region from the Brachyspira hampsonii genome encodes:
- a CDS encoding acyl-CoA dehydrogenase family protein — MFKTTEKHEELRAKIRAWAEEVVTPIAHEHDQTGKFPTEAVKQLGKAKLDIMGLPFETKYGGAGFDNIAYAIAVEELSRVDGSMGVILSAHCSLGSYPIYAFGTEEQKKKYLVPLAEGKKLGAFGLTEPEAGSDAGGTETTAELKGDHYILNGEKIFITNSIEAETYVVFAVTTPGIGTKGISAFIVERGWEGFEFGEKYDKLGIRASATAQLLFDNVKVPKENLLGKEGQGFKIAMQTLDGGRIGIAAQALGIAQGAYEAAVAYSKERIQFGRPIAQQQAIGFKLADMATKLRAARLLIYSAAAKKDRHEPYGTESAMAKLYASEIGLEVVNQALQIHGGNGYIKGAYIVERAYRDAKICTIYEGTSEIQKVVISAAILGKMPKSPVAVAGPMAKKGPITGERRNIIFKEGSAQDKVDALVAALKKDGIDFSVGIDINTPIINAERVVSAGKGIGAKENMKLVEDLAKAAGAAIGCSRPVAEELKYLPIIRYVGMSGQKFNGNLYIACGISGANQHLKGIKNASIIVAINMKASAKIFKNADYGIVGDVKEILPLLTKALDTGAKKPAEVPYKKMKKITPKKTIEIPKIYVCSGCGYEYNPFIGDPESEIAPGTDFTALPDEWVCPECSEEKANFIKA; from the coding sequence ATGTTTAAAACAACAGAAAAGCATGAAGAACTTCGTGCCAAAATTAGAGCATGGGCTGAAGAAGTTGTAACTCCAATAGCTCATGAGCACGATCAAACAGGTAAATTCCCAACAGAAGCTGTAAAACAATTAGGTAAAGCTAAATTAGACATAATGGGTTTGCCTTTTGAAACAAAATACGGCGGAGCAGGATTTGACAATATCGCTTATGCTATAGCTGTAGAAGAACTTTCAAGAGTAGATGGAAGTATGGGTGTAATTTTATCCGCACACTGTTCTTTAGGTTCTTATCCTATTTATGCTTTCGGTACTGAAGAACAAAAGAAAAAATATTTAGTTCCTCTTGCAGAAGGTAAAAAATTAGGTGCTTTCGGTTTAACTGAACCTGAAGCTGGATCTGATGCAGGCGGTACAGAAACTACTGCAGAATTAAAAGGTGATCACTATATATTAAATGGTGAAAAAATATTCATTACTAACTCTATAGAAGCTGAAACTTATGTAGTATTTGCAGTTACTACTCCTGGTATCGGAACTAAAGGTATCAGTGCTTTCATAGTTGAAAGAGGCTGGGAAGGTTTCGAATTTGGTGAAAAATATGACAAATTAGGAATCCGTGCTTCTGCTACAGCTCAATTACTTTTCGATAATGTTAAAGTTCCTAAAGAAAACTTGCTTGGTAAAGAAGGACAAGGTTTCAAAATCGCTATGCAAACTCTTGACGGCGGTCGTATTGGTATTGCTGCTCAAGCATTAGGTATTGCTCAAGGTGCTTATGAAGCTGCTGTTGCTTATTCTAAAGAAAGAATACAGTTCGGACGCCCTATAGCTCAACAACAAGCTATCGGCTTCAAACTTGCTGATATGGCTACTAAATTACGTGCTGCTAGACTTCTTATCTACAGTGCTGCTGCTAAAAAAGACAGACATGAACCTTATGGTACTGAATCTGCTATGGCTAAATTATACGCTTCTGAAATAGGTTTGGAAGTTGTAAACCAAGCACTTCAAATCCATGGTGGTAACGGTTATATTAAAGGTGCTTATATAGTAGAAAGAGCTTACCGTGATGCTAAAATTTGTACTATTTATGAAGGTACAAGTGAAATACAAAAAGTTGTTATTTCTGCTGCTATTCTTGGTAAAATGCCTAAATCTCCTGTTGCTGTTGCTGGTCCTATGGCTAAAAAAGGTCCTATTACTGGTGAAAGAAGAAATATCATCTTCAAAGAAGGTTCAGCTCAAGACAAAGTTGATGCTTTAGTAGCTGCACTTAAAAAAGATGGAATTGATTTCTCTGTAGGTATTGATATTAATACACCTATTATTAATGCTGAAAGAGTTGTTTCTGCTGGTAAAGGTATTGGTGCTAAAGAAAATATGAAACTTGTTGAGGACTTGGCTAAAGCTGCTGGTGCTGCTATAGGTTGTTCTCGTCCTGTTGCTGAAGAATTGAAATACTTACCTATCATCAGATATGTTGGTATGTCAGGTCAAAAATTCAACGGTAACTTATATATAGCTTGCGGTATTTCTGGTGCTAACCAACACTTGAAAGGTATCAAAAACGCTTCTATAATAGTTGCTATCAATATGAAAGCTTCTGCTAAAATATTCAAAAATGCTGACTATGGTATCGTTGGAGATGTTAAAGAGATTCTTCCATTATTGACTAAAGCTCTTGATACAGGTGCTAAAAAACCTGCAGAAGTACCATATAAGAAAATGAAAAAAATTACTCCTAAGAAAACAATCGAAATACCTAAAATCTATGTATGTAGCGGTTGTGGTTATGAGTATAATCCATTCATTGGCGATCCTGAATCTGAAATAGCTCCAGGTACAGACTTTACAGCTCTTCCAGATGAATGGGTATGTCCTGAATGTAGTGAAGAAAAAGCTAATTTCATTAAGGCTTAA
- a CDS encoding DJ-1 family glyoxalase III, protein MSKKVLVPLAEGVEEIEVVTIIDVLRRANIEVVTASLTDNLEVKGAHNIIIKADTSFEKIVNSDFDGIALAGGYGGMNNLKDDKRVLEKLKNMYEAKKLVSAICASPIVLGEAGVIKGKYTCYPSCESAVKGGEYVEKDIVVCNDNVITSKGPATTVFFALELVKYLNGSNEELSNALLVNLIK, encoded by the coding sequence ATGTCAAAAAAAGTTTTAGTACCTTTAGCTGAAGGAGTTGAAGAAATTGAAGTTGTAACAATTATTGATGTTTTAAGAAGAGCAAATATAGAAGTTGTAACTGCTTCTTTAACTGATAATTTAGAAGTAAAAGGAGCTCATAATATTATAATAAAAGCAGACACTTCTTTTGAAAAAATAGTTAACTCTGATTTTGATGGTATAGCACTTGCAGGCGGTTACGGCGGAATGAATAATTTAAAAGATGATAAAAGAGTATTAGAAAAACTTAAAAATATGTATGAAGCTAAAAAATTAGTATCAGCAATATGTGCTTCCCCTATAGTGCTTGGAGAGGCTGGTGTTATTAAAGGAAAATACACTTGTTATCCTAGCTGTGAAAGTGCTGTTAAAGGCGGAGAATATGTAGAAAAAGATATTGTTGTATGCAATGATAATGTTATCACTTCTAAAGGTCCTGCTACTACTGTATTTTTTGCTTTAGAGTTAGTTAAATATTTAAATGGTTCTAATGAAGAATTATCTAATGCTTTATTAGTTAATCTAATAAAATAA
- a CDS encoding FprA family A-type flavoprotein, translating into MHCVRKVTEDLYWVGANEHRLALFENVHPLTKGVSYNSYVLLDEKTVLFDTVDWAVCRQFLDNLEYVLNGKKLDYMVINHMEPDHAASIDEVLIRHPETKVIATEKAFMFMDQFGFTIPDDKKEQVKEGDSRKFGKHEVAFVAAQMVHWPEAMVTFDTTNGVLFSADAFGSFIALDGRLFNDEVNFDRDWLDEARRYYTNIVGKYGPHVQNLLKKAGGIIDKIKMFCPLHGPVWRNNLGYILDKYNKWSTYEPEEKGVLIVYASMYGNTENMVGVLAAKLAEKGVTNIAMHDVSSTDVSYLISDTFKLSHIVLASVTYNLNIYPPMHNYLDDMRALNVQKRKFAIIENGSWAPKSGTLMQEFIEANLKQCEILDAQVSVSSSMKAANVGEMDALVDAIVESINK; encoded by the coding sequence ATGCATTGCGTTAGAAAAGTTACTGAAGATTTATATTGGGTTGGAGCGAATGAACATCGCTTGGCTCTATTTGAAAATGTACACCCTTTAACTAAAGGTGTTTCTTATAACTCTTATGTTCTTTTAGATGAAAAAACAGTTCTTTTTGATACAGTTGACTGGGCTGTTTGCAGACAATTCTTAGATAACTTAGAATATGTTTTAAATGGTAAAAAACTTGACTATATGGTTATTAACCACATGGAACCAGATCATGCTGCTTCTATAGATGAAGTTTTAATAAGACACCCTGAAACTAAAGTTATCGCTACTGAAAAAGCTTTCATGTTTATGGATCAATTCGGATTTACTATTCCTGATGATAAAAAAGAACAAGTTAAAGAAGGCGATAGCAGAAAATTTGGTAAGCATGAAGTTGCTTTCGTTGCTGCTCAAATGGTACACTGGCCAGAAGCTATGGTTACTTTTGATACTACTAATGGAGTATTATTCTCTGCTGATGCTTTCGGTTCTTTCATCGCTTTAGACGGAAGACTTTTCAATGATGAAGTTAACTTCGATAGAGATTGGTTAGATGAGGCTAGAAGATATTATACTAACATCGTTGGTAAATATGGTCCTCATGTACAAAACTTGCTCAAAAAAGCTGGCGGAATTATTGATAAAATTAAAATGTTCTGTCCTTTACATGGACCTGTTTGGAGAAACAATTTAGGTTATATCCTTGATAAATACAACAAATGGAGTACTTATGAACCTGAAGAAAAAGGTGTATTAATCGTATATGCTTCTATGTATGGTAATACTGAAAATATGGTTGGTGTTTTAGCTGCTAAATTAGCTGAAAAAGGTGTTACTAATATAGCTATGCATGATGTATCAAGCACTGATGTTTCTTACTTGATCTCTGATACTTTCAAATTGAGCCATATTGTATTAGCTTCTGTTACTTACAACCTAAATATTTATCCTCCAATGCATAACTATTTAGATGATATGAGAGCTCTTAATGTTCAAAAACGTAAGTTTGCTATCATAGAAAATGGTTCTTGGGCTCCTAAATCTGGTACTTTGATGCAAGAGTTCATTGAAGCTAACTTGAAACAATGTGAGATTTTAGATGCTCAAGTTTCTGTTTCTTCTTCTATGAAAGCTGCTAATGTAGGCGAAATGGACGCTTTAGTAGACGCTATAGTTGAATCTATTAATAAATAA
- a CDS encoding butyryl-CoA:acetate CoA-transferase, translating into MDFKALYKQKLTTADEAVKVVKSGDWIDYGWVVATAVELDKALAKRLPELTDLNFRGGILMWEPEIFKIENPEKHITWNSWHMAGLERKAVDRGFCFYDPIRYSEMPRYYRDLPRGIDVAMFQVSEMDENGYFNFGPCSSHMQAMIERCKCVIVEVNKNMPRCLGASHIGGEAVHINQVDMIVEGSNPPIKEMPAGGATEVDKTVAKLIVEEIPNGACLQLGIGGMPNAVGSLIAESDLKDLGVHTEMYVDAFVDISLAGKITGSKKNIDKGRQTYAFGAGTKKLYDYIHNNPECLSAPVDYTNDVRVISSIDNFMSINNAVEIDLFGQVSAESTGFKHISGAGGQLDFVLGAYLSKGGKSFICLSSTVTGKDGQLKSRIVPSFSSGTVITDTRANTHYVVTEYGKVNLKGLTTWQRAEALISIAHPDLRDGLIKEAEKAKIWRKSNK; encoded by the coding sequence ATGGATTTTAAAGCATTATACAAACAAAAATTAACAACAGCTGATGAAGCAGTAAAAGTTGTTAAATCTGGAGATTGGATTGATTATGGCTGGGTAGTTGCTACAGCAGTAGAATTAGACAAAGCTCTAGCAAAAAGACTGCCTGAATTAACAGATCTTAATTTCAGAGGCGGTATATTGATGTGGGAGCCTGAGATTTTCAAAATAGAAAATCCAGAAAAACATATTACATGGAATTCATGGCATATGGCAGGTTTAGAAAGAAAAGCAGTAGACAGAGGATTTTGTTTTTATGATCCTATTCGTTATTCAGAAATGCCTAGATATTATAGAGATTTGCCAAGAGGAATAGATGTAGCAATGTTCCAAGTATCAGAAATGGATGAGAACGGTTACTTTAATTTCGGACCTTGTTCATCACATATGCAGGCTATGATAGAAAGATGTAAATGTGTTATAGTAGAAGTTAATAAAAATATGCCAAGATGTTTAGGAGCTAGCCATATAGGAGGCGAGGCAGTACATATTAATCAAGTAGATATGATAGTAGAAGGAAGCAATCCTCCTATAAAAGAAATGCCAGCAGGCGGAGCTACAGAAGTAGATAAAACAGTAGCTAAACTTATAGTAGAAGAAATACCAAATGGTGCTTGCTTGCAATTAGGTATAGGCGGTATGCCTAATGCTGTGGGTTCATTGATAGCAGAATCAGACTTGAAAGATTTAGGTGTTCATACAGAAATGTATGTAGATGCTTTTGTTGATATATCTTTAGCAGGTAAAATCACAGGCTCTAAAAAGAATATAGACAAAGGCAGACAAACTTATGCATTCGGTGCCGGTACTAAAAAACTTTATGATTACATACATAATAACCCAGAATGTTTATCAGCTCCTGTAGATTATACTAATGATGTAAGAGTAATATCTTCTATAGATAACTTCATGTCAATAAACAATGCAGTAGAAATAGACTTATTCGGACAAGTAAGTGCTGAATCAACAGGATTCAAACATATAAGCGGAGCCGGCGGACAATTAGACTTTGTATTAGGAGCTTACTTATCTAAAGGCGGTAAAAGCTTTATATGTTTATCTTCAACTGTAACAGGTAAAGACGGACAATTAAAATCAAGAATAGTTCCTAGTTTCTCTAGCGGTACAGTAATTACAGATACAAGAGCTAATACTCATTATGTAGTAACAGAATATGGTAAAGTAAATTTGAAAGGTTTGACTACTTGGCAAAGAGCTGAGGCTTTAATATCAATAGCACATCCAGACTTGAGAGACGGATTAATTAAAGAAGCAGAAAAAGCTAAAATTTGGAGAAAAAGCAATAAATAA
- a CDS encoding sugar phosphate nucleotidyltransferase, whose protein sequence is MKVIIPAAGEGTRLRPHTITKPKPILPIAGSTIIDFIMTEISSIQDLEEVIFIVGYLKDKMIEYLTDKYKNIKLRFVEQKEYKGLAHAISLTKEYIKYDDKIFIILGDTIFKLNLSNIVSKNENSLGVCEVDNPSRFGIAILNEQGIITKLVEKPQEPIGNLALTGMYNIVNTKELFEAIDYIIKNDIKTKNEYQLTDALEYMIKNSIIFKTFKLDGWYDCGEKATMIETNKSIIKHDILSKGIKDTAIIPPVFIDKDVKIENSVIGPYVHIGKNSKIENSIIKNCIIFEEVNISNAFMDNSIISEKVTYKGKTTSMDIGASITIEQN, encoded by the coding sequence TTGAAAGTTATTATACCGGCAGCCGGAGAAGGCACTAGATTAAGACCTCACACAATTACAAAACCAAAACCAATACTTCCTATAGCAGGTTCTACAATTATAGATTTCATAATGACTGAAATATCTTCAATACAGGATTTAGAAGAAGTAATATTTATAGTTGGATATTTAAAAGATAAGATGATTGAATATTTAACTGATAAATATAAAAATATAAAACTTAGATTCGTAGAACAAAAAGAGTACAAAGGTTTAGCTCATGCAATATCGCTTACAAAAGAATATATAAAATATGATGATAAAATATTTATTATTTTGGGTGATACTATATTCAAATTAAATCTTTCAAATATAGTAAGCAAAAATGAAAACTCTCTCGGAGTATGCGAAGTTGACAATCCAAGCAGATTCGGAATAGCAATATTAAATGAACAAGGTATTATAACAAAATTGGTTGAAAAACCTCAAGAACCTATAGGCAATTTAGCTCTTACAGGAATGTATAATATAGTAAATACTAAAGAATTATTTGAAGCTATAGATTATATTATTAAAAATGATATAAAAACTAAAAATGAATATCAGCTTACAGATGCTTTAGAATATATGATAAAAAACTCAATAATATTCAAAACATTCAAATTAGACGGCTGGTATGACTGCGGCGAAAAAGCCACTATGATAGAAACAAATAAATCTATTATTAAACATGATATATTAAGTAAAGGTATAAAAGACACCGCTATAATACCTCCTGTATTTATAGATAAGGATGTAAAAATAGAAAATTCAGTAATAGGACCTTATGTACATATTGGAAAGAACTCTAAAATAGAAAACTCTATAATAAAAAACTGCATTATATTTGAAGAAGTAAATATATCTAATGCCTTTATGGATAATTCTATAATATCTGAAAAAGTTACATATAAAGGAAAAACTACTTCAATGGATATAGGAGCTTCTATAACCATAGAACAAAATTAG
- a CDS encoding peptide ABC transporter substrate-binding protein, with protein MYIKKILFIFISLIILSCNNQNYIANSNKEIIINMGSSPVNIDPTLNSIGVVSTYILHSFEGLTKIDKNNDIRPGMAEKWDISEDGTTYTFYLRTNAKWSDGKPVTAKDFEYSWRRALDKTLNVPYAYMLEIIKNAKNINLGIMDITNLGIEVVNDNTLKVVLETPSLYFIDFLASSTVFLPLREDIIEKYGNEWTIKPKNYICNGQYMLKDIIENEKIIFEKNPFYYDQNEIVAERLTFVSSSDVFDMIEKIDKNEVHFSSLEPSSSEIEYLNEKGLIRANNAIVTIYLELNITNEALNDKRVRQALSLAIDRKYLVDNIIKGSQTPAAAFVPPAIKGLSNYFREESSNFIDIDNYDKNIIKAKELMANAGYPNGKNYPTLEFKVSPGLFYKIVESIQKMWKDNLNIDVELLEEEFPVTLLSLTKKSYQIARMGWTGDYYDPMTMLDIMLSYGGVNHSGFSNAKYDELITEVKTIYTNKSLRIENMKQAEAILLDEMHIIPLYYKADAFIVATNLKGLILNPLGRHRFNYCYIDTNK; from the coding sequence GTGTACATAAAAAAAATATTATTTATTTTTATATCGCTGATAATACTTTCCTGTAATAATCAAAATTATATTGCAAATTCAAATAAAGAAATAATTATTAATATGGGAAGTTCTCCTGTAAATATTGATCCAACATTAAACTCTATAGGAGTAGTTAGTACTTATATACTGCATTCTTTTGAAGGACTCACGAAAATTGACAAAAATAATGATATAAGGCCGGGAATGGCTGAAAAATGGGATATTTCTGAAGATGGAACTACATATACTTTTTATTTAAGAACAAATGCAAAATGGTCTGATGGGAAACCGGTAACGGCTAAAGATTTTGAATATAGCTGGAGAAGAGCTTTGGATAAAACTTTAAATGTACCGTATGCATATATGCTTGAAATAATAAAAAATGCTAAAAATATAAATCTTGGTATTATGGATATTACAAATTTAGGAATAGAAGTTGTAAATGATAATACATTAAAAGTAGTATTAGAAACTCCGTCTTTATATTTTATTGATTTTTTAGCATCTTCTACTGTATTTCTGCCATTAAGGGAGGATATAATAGAGAAGTATGGAAATGAATGGACTATAAAACCAAAAAACTATATATGCAATGGGCAGTATATGTTAAAAGACATAATAGAAAATGAAAAAATAATATTTGAAAAAAATCCTTTTTATTATGATCAAAATGAAATAGTTGCTGAAAGACTTACTTTTGTATCTAGTTCTGATGTATTTGATATGATAGAAAAAATTGATAAAAATGAAGTACATTTTTCATCTTTAGAACCTTCATCTAGCGAAATAGAATATCTTAATGAAAAAGGCTTAATTAGAGCAAATAATGCGATAGTAACAATTTATTTAGAATTAAATATAACAAATGAGGCTTTAAATGATAAAAGAGTAAGACAGGCTTTATCATTGGCTATAGACAGAAAATATTTGGTTGATAATATAATTAAAGGTTCGCAAACTCCTGCTGCTGCTTTTGTACCGCCTGCTATAAAAGGATTAAGTAATTATTTCAGAGAAGAATCATCAAATTTTATAGATATTGATAACTATGATAAAAATATAATAAAAGCTAAAGAATTAATGGCAAATGCTGGATATCCTAATGGGAAAAATTACCCTACTTTAGAGTTTAAAGTATCTCCGGGATTATTTTATAAAATAGTTGAATCTATACAAAAAATGTGGAAAGATAATCTAAATATTGATGTAGAACTTTTAGAAGAGGAATTTCCTGTTACTTTATTATCACTTACAAAAAAAAGTTATCAAATTGCAAGAATGGGCTGGACTGGAGATTATTATGATCCTATGACTATGCTTGATATTATGCTTAGTTACGGAGGTGTTAATCATTCAGGTTTTTCTAATGCCAAATACGATGAGCTTATAACAGAAGTTAAGACAATATATACAAATAAAAGTCTCAGAATAGAGAATATGAAGCAGGCTGAGGCTATATTATTAGATGAAATGCATATTATACCTCTTTATTACAAAGCTGATGCATTCATAGTAGCAACTAATTTAAAAGGGCTTATTTTAAATCCATTGGGAAGACACAGGTTTAACTACTGCTACATAGATACTAATAAATAA
- the prfA gene encoding peptide chain release factor 1 — protein MIDKLSLVEKTYEDIVQKLNDANIKDNRLIQDLMKKKSEIEDIVEEYKKLKTVLKEIEESNEMINNTDTDKELKDMALLEIEELNQKKEDIINGLRLLLLPKDKNDGKNIIVEIRVGTGGDESALFVGDLFRMYTRFIERTNLKMEIIDTSPTELGGYKEVIFSVSGKDAYRTLKFESGTHRVQRIPATESGGRIHTSASTVAVMPEAMESDVVIKDEDIRVDIFRSSGPGGQSVNTTDSAVRITHLPTGLVVQCQDEKSQHKNKAKALKVLRARIYEKEEAERKAKEAKERREQIGSGDRSERIRTYNFPQNRVTDHRINLTLYKLDRFMDGEITEITDALFKKEQEDMLASYSD, from the coding sequence ATAATTGATAAACTGTCATTGGTAGAAAAAACTTATGAAGATATAGTGCAGAAACTTAATGATGCTAATATAAAAGATAACAGACTTATACAGGATTTGATGAAAAAAAAATCAGAAATTGAAGATATTGTAGAAGAATATAAAAAATTAAAAACAGTATTAAAAGAAATTGAAGAATCCAATGAAATGATTAATAATACTGATACTGATAAAGAACTTAAAGACATGGCATTACTAGAGATAGAAGAGCTTAATCAAAAAAAAGAAGATATAATAAATGGGCTTAGACTTCTTCTGCTTCCTAAAGATAAGAATGACGGTAAGAATATTATAGTTGAGATTAGAGTTGGTACGGGAGGAGATGAATCTGCTTTATTTGTGGGCGATTTATTTAGAATGTATACTCGTTTTATAGAGAGAACTAATTTAAAAATGGAAATAATAGATACTAGCCCTACAGAGCTTGGAGGATATAAAGAGGTGATATTTTCAGTATCCGGAAAAGATGCTTACAGAACATTAAAATTTGAAAGCGGAACTCATCGTGTACAGAGAATACCTGCTACAGAGTCCGGAGGAAGAATACATACTTCTGCTTCTACTGTTGCGGTTATGCCTGAAGCTATGGAAAGCGATGTTGTTATAAAAGATGAGGATATAAGAGTTGATATATTTCGTTCAAGCGGACCTGGAGGACAGTCTGTTAATACTACTGACAGTGCTGTTAGAATTACTCATTTACCTACAGGATTGGTTGTGCAGTGTCAAGATGAAAAGAGTCAGCACAAGAACAAGGCAAAAGCATTAAAAGTTCTTCGTGCTAGAATATATGAGAAAGAAGAAGCTGAGAGAAAGGCTAAAGAAGCTAAGGAAAGAAGAGAGCAGATTGGTTCAGGAGATAGGAGTGAAAGAATAAGAACTTATAATTTCCCTCAGAATAGAGTTACGGATCATAGAATAAATCTTACTTTGTATAAATTAGATAGATTTATGGATGGAGAAATTACAGAGATAACAGATGCTTTATTTAAAAAGGAACAAGAGGATATGCTTGCTTCATATTCTGATTAA
- a CDS encoding spiro-SPASM protein yields the protein MSFLILADRTFSNEFSIIFDNIFNDKINTLKEKLNCDVKYIENNDLEKIENYLNNIYAESENYDNIIYIPCNMPLFNADETIKLTKIHEENISYFSYGENYPSGIVPFIIRRTAFEKLFNIIKTKDIKVSENAISNIVFVDPNFFEIEILISEHDMRYYRLHLFADSKRNAILIKKLIDYKDYNEMVKAIEENPSIRRTLPSFIEIDISNRQNVFNKYLLKNQTIKNELSKEEKNITLDEFKNIYDKLYNFCGDFHISIGSYYEPLLNKDIFDILEYSTRNKNVQVYLETNALLLDSGKAKRLLSMQSERSNLNVIIHLDTVEEDVYNKIYDNGDIKTIMSNIDYYLLREPKNTYLQITKQKDNFDYLASYYKYFDKYKIDIIMQKYYNYRGIIDDNRVGDMAPIINIGCWHLARDLFIDSYGDIYICRFDINKEKKIASIYDENLEDIWKKIENYFLDNVSKKLDFCKNCDEWYLYNF from the coding sequence ATGAGTTTTTTAATATTAGCTGACAGAACTTTTTCTAATGAGTTTTCTATAATATTTGATAATATTTTTAATGATAAGATAAATACTTTAAAAGAGAAATTAAATTGCGATGTTAAATATATAGAAAATAATGATCTTGAAAAAATAGAAAATTATTTAAATAATATATATGCGGAAAGTGAGAATTATGATAATATAATTTATATACCATGCAATATGCCTTTATTTAATGCTGATGAAACTATTAAATTAACTAAGATACATGAAGAAAATATATCGTATTTTAGTTATGGCGAAAATTATCCTTCTGGTATAGTGCCTTTTATAATAAGAAGAACCGCATTTGAGAAATTATTTAACATTATAAAAACAAAAGATATTAAAGTAAGTGAAAATGCGATAAGCAATATTGTATTTGTTGATCCGAATTTTTTTGAAATAGAAATACTTATATCAGAACATGATATGAGATATTACAGACTTCATCTTTTCGCTGATAGTAAAAGAAATGCTATTTTAATAAAAAAACTTATAGACTATAAAGATTATAATGAAATGGTTAAGGCAATAGAAGAAAATCCAAGTATTAGAAGAACATTGCCGTCATTTATAGAGATAGATATTAGTAATAGACAAAATGTGTTCAATAAATATTTATTAAAAAATCAAACTATAAAAAATGAACTTTCAAAAGAAGAAAAAAATATTACTTTAGATGAGTTTAAAAATATTTATGATAAACTTTATAATTTTTGCGGCGATTTTCATATTTCTATAGGAAGTTATTATGAGCCTCTTTTGAATAAAGATATTTTTGATATATTAGAATATTCTACAAGAAATAAAAATGTTCAGGTATATTTAGAAACTAATGCTTTGCTTCTTGACAGCGGCAAGGCTAAAAGATTATTATCTATGCAGTCAGAGAGAAGCAATCTTAATGTTATTATACATTTAGATACTGTAGAAGAAGATGTTTATAATAAGATATATGATAATGGTGATATAAAAACTATTATGTCTAATATAGATTATTATTTGCTTAGAGAGCCTAAAAATACTTATTTGCAGATAACAAAACAAAAAGATAATTTTGATTATTTAGCTTCTTATTATAAATATTTTGATAAATATAAAATAGATATTATAATGCAGAAATATTATAATTACAGGGGTATTATAGATGATAATAGAGTGGGGGATATGGCACCTATTATTAATATAGGATGCTGGCATTTGGCTAGGGATTTATTCATAGATAGTTATGGGGATATTTATATTTGCAGATTTGATATAAACAAAGAAAAGAAAATAGCTTCTATATATGATGAAAATTTAGAGGATATATGGAAAAAGATTGAAAATTATTTTTTAGATAATGTTTCTAAGAAATTAGATTTTTGTAAGAATTGCGATGAGTGGTATTTATATAATTTTTGA